A section of the Pectinophora gossypiella unplaced genomic scaffold, ilPecGoss1.1 Pgos_37, whole genome shotgun sequence genome encodes:
- the LOC126381144 gene encoding uncharacterized protein LOC126381144, with translation MMKMTMSLQCKQYSGKRKVSFVTGELVLVQIINKQKKQWTKGQILKKLGSSVYLVRVLGNNQEIKKHSNQLLKYKGEKEYVEEKDEGSDEQEGTETEELAMPPIVWLPSTGTSQAPQQAAASPSFSISGEEEHTVTPASAQTGGNEDSVSDQWAECETSQPEQLPSVPNEPRTDEPTSGVLSPREEPQAATTVPKRNRKVVDYRKFF, from the exons ATGATGAAGATGACGATG TCCTTACAGTGTAAACAATACAGCGGGAAAAGGAAAGTGAGCTTTGTAACCGGTGAATTAGTGTTAgttcaaataattaataaacaaaaaaaacaatggaCAAAGggacaaattctgaagaaactTGGATCATCAGTGTACCTAGTACGTGTGCTAGGTAATAAccaagaaattaaaaaacattCAAACCAACTATTGAAATATAAAGGGGAGAAGGAATATGTAGAAGAAAAAGATGAGGGATCAGATGAGCAGGAGGGAACAGAAACCGAGGAGTTAGCAATGCCGCCCATAGTATGGTTGCCGTCAACCGGCACGTCGCAGGCTCCGCAGCAGGCCGCGGCCAGCCCCTCCTTCAGCATCAGCGGCGAGGAGGAGCACACTGTTACACCAGCCAGCGCCCAGACAGGTGGCAATGAGGACAGTGTTAGTGACCAATGGGCGGAGTGTGAGACTAGCCAACCGGAGCAGTTGCCTTCTGTTCCAAACGAACCGAGGACTGATGAACCAACAAGCGGTGTCCTTTCTCCCCGAGAAGAACCACAGGCAGCTACGACAGTTCCAAAACGCAATCGCAAAGTAGTTGATTACCGgaaattcttttaa